GATCCAAAGGATTCCAAGAAAAGGTGGATCTCGTTAAGGCTGCGGTGATGCGAACGAATCTGTCCATACTCGCCGATCGGAGCTTGGAAGTCGTAGTTGATTTTTGGAACGCCATTGCTTTCCTCACTCATGAAGAGTCCATCAACCACCGGCGTGGATCCACCGTGATACATGTAGTAGCCAATCCCGTTCGACCCACTGCCAAGGATCCTTACGATCATGGGGGCCACGCTATCGGGATCGACCATTGGCCGACGCTTCCAAGTAGCAACGATACCAGGGCCGAGTTCCGCTGGGATGGACGGATAGCGAGTCGCCTCGAAACTGACGGGTGAATAGTCCGGCTCGGCATGTATATCCTTGTAGAGATAAAATGGTGACGGCTTCGGTTTGGACCAAAACGGATAAGCGTATCCAGCGGTTACCGGCAGACTACCCTTTTGCACGATAGCGGCATTGCCCCAACCGGTCGCCGTATAAAGCGGAACCTCCATGCCGTGCTTTTTAGCGATCAGCTTAAGGGTCGACATGTGGTCCATGCCATATTCCGCATTTTCATTGACCACTCCACTTACACTCACCCCCGCATGGGTCACATCCACATCGCGATCCGCCACCGTGTATTCGCGAGCTGCTCCCGCGTAAGTGATCTCCCAAGGAGCCGCGGAATGCTGAAACTCGTTTTCCAACTGAACTCCTATGATCGGACCGCCATCTTTGAACAAAAGCCCTTCCAGCTGCTGCGCAATTTCACCATAAAGCCGATCAACCAGCTCAAGGTAGCCCTCGTCATTAGAGCGAATTTCGAAGGGTTGCCCGTAAAGCCAATCCGGCAATCCGCCGTTGCGCATCTCTCCATGACAAAAGGGCCCGAGGCGAACCACCACTTTCATGTCGTTGGCCGCACAAGTTTCCACAAAGCGGCGTAGGTCCAGGTTTCCCGACCAGTCGAAAGTCCCTTGCTGGGCTTCATGGAGATTCCAAAACACGTAGCTAGACACCACGGTGATGCCGCCCGCCTTCATCTTGCGAATCGACTCGTCCCATTTCTCTTGCGGATAGCGGGCGAAGTGCAGTTCGCCAAAGACAGGCACGATCGGCTCACTATTCCACTCCAGATAGTAGCTATTCACGTCCAAGCGATCGCCGGACGGGGTTTCGCCGCCTAGATCTAGGTGGCCACGCTCAATCTGCTTTTCGGTCGGATCAATCCGGATTTCATAGTCCATGGCCTGAAGGGAAGTCGATAGGGTTAGAAAAGCCGCGCTTGCGGTCAGGCAAATTACTTTAATCGAGGTCATACGGTCTTTTGGGATGCGAAATAAGCCACCCAAAGTACCAATGGACAGTAAGATAATCCATGCACCTTCCGAGCAAGCTGCATGGATTATCTGATGCATGCGGCCGACTTGCGAAGCCGGCAGTCTGGCACGAGCTTTGCAATTGGGCGAACAGTGTGCCTACAACAGGCGCACTGCCACAGCTTCCCACCTGACTTCCTCTACAACTATGGATTCCGACATTGCATTTCGCACGATAGCTCTTGCTCTTGGCATGGGCTTAATGCTCACCGTCATAGCCCACAAGTTCGACTTTCCCACGATTGTGCTGCTTTTTGGAGGCGGCCTACTGCTAGGCCCCATTGGCCTCGGCTGGATTCAGCCAGACAGTCTTGGCCACATTATGCCGGTCATCGTATCCCTCTCCATCGGCATCATTCTTTTCGAGGGAGGCCTCACACTTAAACCCAAGGACTATCTGGCGTCCCCCACCATCATCAAATTGCTCCTAACGGTGGGAGTAGGCATCACCTGGCTTTGCGCCGCGGCAGCGGTTTATTTTGTCTTCGACGCTTCGTGGCAAATCTCGCTGCTCTCAGGAAGCCTCGTGGTCGTTACTGGCCCAACTGTGATTGTGCCCATGCTACACCGTTTGCGGCTTAAGCCGAAACTCGGCTCCATCCTGCACTGGGAGGGCGTGCTCGTCGATGCCGTGGGGGTTTTTCTCGCCGTTTTCTGTTACGAGCTCGTCGTGCTGGACGGTGGCGGCTCCGCGGTAGGCGGATTGCTTCTTCGTCTTTCCGTGGGCTTAGTACTCGGCGCGGTCGGCGGCTTCGCTATCCAGCAATGTTTGGAGCGAAGCTGGATCCCCGACTCGCTTACGAACCCTTTCGCCCTCGCCGCAGCGGTACTAGTCTTTGGGTGCGCAGAGTTCATTTCCCATGAAGCGGGACTGCTCGCGGTAACTATCGCCGGCGTTGTGGTGGGACGGCGACGCTCTTCCGAAGTTCGACAGATCCAAGCCTTTAAGGCCGAGCTTACCGATATCCTGATCGCCACCCTTTTCCTACTCTTGGTAAGCCGACTCGATCCTACTGCCTTCCTACAGAACCCATGGCTTTTCGCTATCGCAGTTCTTCTCGTAATGCTTTTTGGACGGCCGCTTAACATCCTTGTCTGCTCCATCGGAAGCGGCTTGCAGTTGAAAGATAAGCTCTTTTTGGCCTGGGTCGCGCCAAGAGGAATTGTCGCCGCCTCCATGGCTTCTCTTTTTGCACTTCAACTCGGAAGCTCGCCTGAACACGCAGACGAAGCAAACCTAGTGGAAACCTTTGTCTACACCACCATATGCGGCACCGTAGTTGTCCAAGGCTTAAGCGCTGGTTGGTGGGCCAGAAAACTCGGCGTGTCGCGCGGAAAAGCGGAAGGCTGGCTCATCGTAGGAGCCCATTCTTTTGGGCGAGCCCTCGCTCGAGTGCTGGTCAACAATGGAGGCTCTGCCCTACTCATCGACAGCAACCAGCGAAATATCGACAACGCCAAACGTGACGGACTAGACGCAGTACTCGATGACGCCCGTGATGCGGAAAATCTTCGCGACGAGGAACGCTTCCAAAACGTCGGCCAACTCATCGCCCTAACCGATAACGTGGACCTCAACACTCTGGTAGCTCATCGCTGGCAAAGCTACCTTGGCCGCAACAACATCTATGCCTGGTCGCCTCGTACTGAAACCGACTCCTCAGAGCCTTTGGAAACCGTATTCAACGACCTGCCAGAGCCGAGCATCGTTTCCGCCGAATTGGAAAACGGCAGCTCCCAACTGGAGCTATCAGAATCACCAGTTAAAGAACATGAAGTCGTGCTGATGCGCGTGGACTCAAACGGGTTCAAGCCGCTTTCTCGCAACGAAGTACCAGATTCAGGCAAGCTTCTGCGCTTGGCCCGCCAGCGAAGCAGTTTGGGTCGAGCCGTGGAGCGAGGCGGGATATACCGGATGGGACCTATGCGCAGCTTGGACCATGTGTATCGAAAGCTTTGCGACGAAGCCTTGCTGGTAGAACCCCGACTGGATCGGGAAAAAGTTTTGGAAGAGCTTGCGGAACACGCCCGACGACGCTCACCAATCTTCGGCGAAGATGTATCCGCCCTGCACTTATATAGCCCTGTTCTCGAGCGAACCCTGTGCCTTCTTGCTTGGCTTGAAGAACCTGTTAGCTCGCGCAGCGGTAACTCTGAAGTGGAATTTGTCTTCCTTTTCCTCAGCCCGACCGACGATCCGGAAGAACCATTGCCCTTACTCAGCCAGTTCGTCCACCTCTGCCAAGACCACGACGAACTCCACGCATGGGCCTCTAAACAGGAAACAAGAAAGCCGATCTGAGCCAGCCCATGATCCCGACTTCCACGCGGCTGTCCTATGCTAACGGATACATAGAACTCGGCATGCTAAAAGAAGCAAACGAGGAGCTTGCCGCAATCGTAGGCTCCGACCGTTTGCTCGACGACGTCTTATCTCTACGGACCAAACTTTACCTGGAGATGGAAAACTGGGAGCTACTTGCCGCCACCGCCAAGCAACTTGCCCAGCAAGCCCCGCAACTTGTTCACGCTTGGATCCACTGGGCCTATGCGCTCCGGGAAATGAACCTAAACGCTCAAGCCAAAAGCATAGCGCTTGATGGCCTGAAACAACATCCAAGGAACGCCATCCTCTGGTTTAACCTAGCCTGCTACTGCTCGCTACTCGGCGAGCTACAGGATTCGTCTGACCACTTGGATACGGCCATAAAACTGGACAAAACATTCGAAAAGGAAGCGGTCGACGACCCTGACCTAACCGCCCTGTGGGACTGGCTGAAAAGTGACACCTAATCCAAGAAGACTCCAGTCTTCACAAAAAAACGCCGTACCGAACGAGTCGATACGACGTTGGAAAAACTAGGCTAAAGCTTGCAACTAGAGGGGCAAGTTGGTCGCGCCCATCAAGTACTGATCCACTGCGCGAGCGGCTCCGCGACCTTCATTGATGGCCCAAACGATCAAACTTTGACCACGGCGAGCGTCACCTGCGGCAAAGATACCGTCCACATTAGTAGCGTATTTGCCGTAAGCCGCCTTCGCGTTGCTGCGTTCGTCGGTTTCGACGCCGAGCTGCTCGATTACAGTCTGTTCTGGTCCGAGGAAGCCCATGGCAAGAAGAGCGAGCTGAGCTGGCACTTCCTTTTCACTGCCTTCCACTTCGGCTGGGATGAAGCGTCCTTCTGGATTCTTCTTCCACTCAACCTCGACAGTACGGAGAGCGCGCAAGTTGCCGTCGTCGTCACCGAGGAATTCCTTCGTCATGACGAGATACTGGCGTGGATCTTCACCTTGCTTGGCGATTGCTTCTTCTTGCCCGTAGTCAACTTTCAATACGCGAGCATACTGCGGCCACTCGTTGCCGGGGGCACGTTCTTCGCTCGGACGTGGCATGATTTCCAGCTGGATAACGCTTTCGCAACCGTGGCGAAGCGATGTACCCACACAGTCAGTACCAGTATCGCCACCACCGATGACGACCACATTCTTACCCTTGGCAGAGATGTAGTTTCCGTCTTCGTGCTTGGAATCGAGCAGGCTCTTTGTGTTGGCTCCGAGGAACTCCATAGCGTAGTGCACACCCTTGAGCTCACGGCCAGGAACCGGAAGATCACGCGGCTTAGTCGCGCCTGTACAGATGACTACGGAATCGTAGTCGTCCTTAAGGCGGGAAGCGGCAATGTCCTTGCCGATTTCCACACCGCAGCGGAATTCGACGCCTTCGTCTTCCAGAAGTTTGACCCGGCGAAGGACTACTTCCTTCTCCAGCTTCATGTTCGGAATACCGTACATCAACAATCCGCCTGGACGATCCGCGCGCTCGTAAACGACAACTTCGTGGCCGGCTTGGTTAAGCTGGTCGGCGCAAGCGAGACCCGAGGGGCCAGAGCCAACGACTGCGACCTTCTTGCCGCTACGCTTTTCGGGGATGTTAGCTTCTACCCAACCTTCCGCGAAAGCGCGGTCGATGATGGAAACTTCGTGATGCTTGATGGTGACCGGCTTCTGATTGATGCCCAATACGCACGAGCTTTCGCAAGGCGCTGGACAAACTCTACCGGTGAATTCCGGGAAGTTGTTGGTCTTCATCAAGCGTCCGAAGGCATCCTTCCAACGCCCCTTGTAGACAAGGTGATTCCACTCCGGGATCAAGTTATTGACCGGACAACCGGCGATGCCGGTGAAATGCGCCGAATCGCCGGCATGGCAAAACGGAACGCCACAATCCATACAACGAGAGGCTTGAGCCTTGATCTCGTCTTCTGGCATTTCCTCGTGCACTTCCTTCCAGTCGCTCAAGCGAGCGATTGGGTCGCGGTCGTGCGCGTTCTGGCGTTCTTGTTCTAGAAATCCTGTTGGTTTTCCCATGATTTGAATTCTCTTTCGAGTGTCTCGCTTTCGGGGTTTACGCCAATGAGGCGAGGTGCATATCGAAGGCTTCCACCGCGATATCGTATTCGTTGTCGAACTTCTTGGTGGCGCGAGCCTTATCCATGAGTTCGAGCATCTTCTCGTAGTCGGTTGGCATTACCAAAACGAACTTGCTGAGGGTCGCTTCCCAATCTTCTAGGATTTCAGCTGCCACATCGGAACCGGTCTGCTCCTTGTGCTCTTCAATCAAAGCCTTCAACTCAGCCACGTGCTCGGGCTTGTCGACACCTGCCAAACGAACCATCTCCATGTTGCACTTGGAGGCGAAGGTTCCATCTCGGTCCAGCACGTAAGCGATGCCGCCGGACATACCCGCCGCGAAGTTGCGACCCGTTTCGCCGAGGATTACCGCACGACCACCGGTCATGTATTCGCAACCGTGATCACCCACGCCTTCGACAACAGCGGTAACACCAGAGTTTCTAACACAGAAACGCTCTCCTGCGATTCCTCGGATAAACGCCTTGCCGGCTGTTCCGCCGAAGAATGCGACGTTACCGATGATCACGTTCTCGCGAGCATTGAAAGGAGCAGTCTTGTCTGGGTAAACAACCAAGGTTCCGCCCGAGAGTCCTTTGCCGAAGTAGTCATTGGAATCACCTTCTAGCTCGAAGCGTACGCCCTTAGCGGTGAAGACGCCGAAACTCTGCCCCGCAGAGCCCTTGAACTTTACGTTGATGGTGTCCTCCGGAAGTCCATCCCCCTTATAGATCTTGGAGATCTCGTTGGATAGCATCGCTCCTACCGCACGGTCCGTATTCACGATACCATACTCGAGGCTGACCTTTTCGCAGTCCGCAAGAGCAGCGGCCGCGTCCTTGATGAGCTTGCGGTCGATGATCTTGTGAATGAGGTGCTGTTGCTCCACGGTTTGGTACAAGCTATCGCTCTCGTAAGGCTCTTGCTTGAAGAGGACTGGCGAGAGATCGACGCCCTTGTACTTCCAGTGGTCGATATCGTCACGGAATTCCAAACACTGGCTCTGGCCCACCATCTCGTCGATAGTGCGGAATCCAAGCTCAGCCATGATCTCGCGAAGACCTTCGGCCATGAAAGTGAAGAAATTAACCACGTGCTCCACCTTGCCGCGGTAACGGCTGCGGAGCTCACGGTTTTGAGTAGCGACTCCCACTGGGCAAGTATTCAGGTGACACTTACGCATCATGATACAGCCTTCAACGATGAGGGCCGCGGTGGCGCTTCCCCACTCTTCCGCTCCGAGAAGCGTAGCGATGGCCAAGTCGCGAGGCGTCTTCAACTGGCCATCTGTCTGCACGACGATACGGCTGCGGAGACGGTTGCGAACGAGCGTCTGGTGCGTTTCGGAGAGACCAAGTTCCCAAGGAAGACCGGCGTGCTTGATGGAGCTCAATGGAGATGCTCCGGTACCACCGTCGTATCCAGCGATCAATACCACGTCAGCGTATCCTTTACAAACACCAGCAGCGATGGTGCCAACACCCGCTTCAGAAACGAGCTTTACGTTGATACGCGCATCACGGTTCGCATTCTTCAAGTCGTAGATCAGCTGAGCCAAATCCTCGATCGAGTAGATATCATGGTGAGGTGGTGGAGAGATGAGGCCCACACCTGGAGTTGAGCCACGAGTCTTACCAATCCAAGCGTCCACCTTGTGTCCGGGAAGCTGGCCACCTTCACCTGGCTTCGCGCCCTGAGCCATCTTGATCTGAAGCTCATCGGCGTTCGTCAGGTAGTAAGAGTTAACTCCGAAACGACCGGACGCGACCTGCTTGATTGCGGAACGCATCGAGTCACCATTTTCTTCAGGAGTGAAGCGGATCGGATCCTCTCCCCCTTCTCCAGAGTTCGACTTACCGCCAAGACGGTTCATCGCGATCGCCAAAGTAGTATGAGCTTCCCAAGAGATGGAACCGAATGACATCGCTCCAGTTGCGAAGCGCTTGAAGATCTTTTCCGCTGGTTCGACTTCCTCGAGAGGGATGGCCTTACGGTCGGACTTGAACTTCATCAGGCCGCGCAGCGTGAAGGCTTCGCGAGACTGGTCGTCCACGTTGCGAGCATACTCGCGGAAGACGTCCGCGTTGTTGGTCGCAGTCGCTTGCTGAAGTAGACGGATGGTGGTCGGGTTGAAGAGGTGACGCTCCCCGTCCTTACGCCATGCGTAGGAACCGCCGGACTCGAGTTCGTCTTCTTCGAAAATATCCTCATCGCGAGGGAAACCTGCGCGGTGCTTAGCAAGAGCTTCGCGAGCGATTTCGTCCAACCCGATACCTTCGATACGGCTGACGGTTCCAGTAAAGTACTTGTCGATGACCTTCTTGTTGACACCGAGAGCTTCGAAAATCTGAGCGCCTTGGTAGGACTGCAGAGTCGAAATACCCATCTTGGAGAAGATCTTCAGCAAGCCGCTGTTAACCGCCTTACAGTAGCGGTAGTACAAGGTCTCGTCGTCGAATGTGGAATCGATAACACCTTCGTCGCGCAGCTGGCCGAGCGTTTCGAGCGCTAGGTAAGGATTTACCGCCGCAGCTCCGTAACCAACCAAAGTCGCCACGTGGTGCGTTTCCCAGACGTCTCCAGCTTCCACGACGATTTCCGCATCGGCGCGGAGACCCTTGCGAATCAGGTAGTGGTGAACTGCCGCAGTCGCGAGGAGCGATGGCACGGGAGCGTGGTCGCTATCGATGCTGCGGTGCGAGAGAATGATGATCTGGTAGCCCTCGATAGCAGCATCGCGAGCATCGCGGCAAATGCGATCCAAGGCGAGCTCGAGAGCTCCTGACTTGCCGTTGGCAGGGAAGGTACAATCGATGGAGCGAGCCTGGAAGTGGTCGTGGTCGATGTGCTTGATCTTGAGCAGATCCTCACTGGAAAGCACTGGCTGACGGATTTCGATCTTATGACAGTGACGCGGTGTCTCGGTCAGCAGATTGAGGGAACCACCAATGTAACTCTGCAAGGACATGACCATCTCTTCGCGGATCGGGTCGATCGGAGGATTTGTTACCTGCGCAAAGAGTTGCTTGAAGTAGTTGGACAGATGCTGCGGCTTGTCGGAGAGAACAGCCAGAGGATTGTCCGCGCCCATCGATCCAAGCGGTTCTTTGGCGGTGCCAACCATACCAGCTAGGATTAGATTGAGATCTTCCTCGGTGTAGCCAAAGGCCTTCTGGCGGGCTGCCATGGTGTACTTGCTACGTTGGATAACGCTGCCATCCGCTTCAGGAAGGTCCTCGAGAGTGATCTTGTGCTTGGCTAGCCACTCACCGTAAGGCTGGCGGGATGCGATGTCCTGCTTCACTTCATCATCCGAAATGATTCGGCCCTCAGCGAGGTCAGCGATGAAGATCTTGCCTGGCTGGAGGCGGCCTTTCTTAACCACAGTAGCAGGGTCGACTGTCACAGCTCCCGTTTCCGATCCCATGATGACCATATCGTCGTCTGTAACGAGATAACGAGAGGGACGCAGTCCATTGCGGTCCAGCGTGGCGCCGATGACATTGCCATCTGTGAAAGATACCGAAGCAGGTCCATCCCAAGGCTCCATGATGCAGGAGTGGTACTCGTAGAAAGCGCGCTTAACCGGATCCATGTCGTCCTGCTTTTGCCAGGCTTCCGGAATGGCCATCATCATAACGTGGGCAAGTGGACGTCCGCTGAGAACCAAAAGCTCGATAACCATATCAAGGTTGGAACTGTCGGACATCTTGCGGTCGCAGATAGGATGAAGCATCTTGAGCTCCTCCTTGCTGAAAACGTCAGACTCTAGCAGCTCTTCACGGGCGCGCATCCAGTTGATGTTGCCACGCACCGTGTTGATTTCCCCATTGTGCGATAGGAAACGGAAAGGCTGCGCCAAGCGCCACGCCGGGAAAGTGTTGGTCGAAAAGCGGGAGTGGAACATCGCAAGCGCCGAAACCACCTTGTCCTGCTGGAGATCGAGGTAGTACTTGCGAACCTGATCGGTGGTGAGCTGCCCCTTATAGGTGATGGTGCGAGACGACATCGAGATGATGTAGAAATCGGAACCGACGCCACTGACAGTTTCCAAAGCAAGGTGGATCGTGTAGTTGCGAGCCACATAAAGCTTACGCTCGAACTCGACCGTGGAGAGTTCTTCGGGCTTGGCCACGAAGACTTGCTCGATGTTTGGCTCCGTATCGAGAGCCGCCTGCCCGAGAGAAGAGTTGTCTACAGGAACTTCGCGATAGCAGATAACCGAAAGGCCCAAGGTCTCGAGATTGCGATCCAAGATCTCGCGGCACTCTTCGCGCTGGCTCTTGTCAGCTGGGAAAAAGACCATGCCAACACCGTACTCGCCCGCATGCGGCAGACGGATGTCGCGCTTGGCGCAAT
This genomic interval from Pelagicoccus albus contains the following:
- a CDS encoding beta-galactosidase — encoded protein: MHQIIHAACSEGAWIILLSIGTLGGLFRIPKDRMTSIKVICLTASAAFLTLSTSLQAMDYEIRIDPTEKQIERGHLDLGGETPSGDRLDVNSYYLEWNSEPIVPVFGELHFARYPQEKWDESIRKMKAGGITVVSSYVFWNLHEAQQGTFDWSGNLDLRRFVETCAANDMKVVVRLGPFCHGEMRNGGLPDWLYGQPFEIRSNDEGYLELVDRLYGEIAQQLEGLLFKDGGPIIGVQLENEFQHSAAPWEITYAGAAREYTVADRDVDVTHAGVSVSGVVNENAEYGMDHMSTLKLIAKKHGMEVPLYTATGWGNAAIVQKGSLPVTAGYAYPFWSKPKPSPFYLYKDIHAEPDYSPVSFEATRYPSIPAELGPGIVATWKRRPMVDPDSVAPMIVRILGSGSNGIGYYMYHGGSTPVVDGLFMSEESNGVPKINYDFQAPIGEYGQIRSHHRSLNEIHLFLESFGSRLAPMKTTLPETNADIRPDNTDTLRYATRTHGESGFVFLHNFQDHLDTQTIEDVSITVAFEDSNLRIPEAGSFDVPSECYAILPLNFDCGDIRIKSATVQPLSELAVEDGKSLFVFSSRNSLPAEIVFEGIQKVESDDDLAVDTVDGVTKIALPDESISSFSIESVRFVIIPQSMSCQAWQGEGDVLYFSEATLLPSKGQMELLQRGEKRAIVHVLSADSGFVLNSETALAREIAPIHRSFKSYEFELTGDSPELQVEAISERKLALSLKGDLRDVNDVILSVPYVGDRGLAFIDGELLADHFYLGRPWEISLKRFQEKLEGDQMVLVFHPMLEDYEYMVDLEYSGLKPEFDESGKHLEIGKLSIQCEWKAHFSMEFR
- a CDS encoding sodium:proton antiporter, whose product is MDSDIAFRTIALALGMGLMLTVIAHKFDFPTIVLLFGGGLLLGPIGLGWIQPDSLGHIMPVIVSLSIGIILFEGGLTLKPKDYLASPTIIKLLLTVGVGITWLCAAAAVYFVFDASWQISLLSGSLVVVTGPTVIVPMLHRLRLKPKLGSILHWEGVLVDAVGVFLAVFCYELVVLDGGGSAVGGLLLRLSVGLVLGAVGGFAIQQCLERSWIPDSLTNPFALAAAVLVFGCAEFISHEAGLLAVTIAGVVVGRRRSSEVRQIQAFKAELTDILIATLFLLLVSRLDPTAFLQNPWLFAIAVLLVMLFGRPLNILVCSIGSGLQLKDKLFLAWVAPRGIVAASMASLFALQLGSSPEHADEANLVETFVYTTICGTVVVQGLSAGWWARKLGVSRGKAEGWLIVGAHSFGRALARVLVNNGGSALLIDSNQRNIDNAKRDGLDAVLDDARDAENLRDEERFQNVGQLIALTDNVDLNTLVAHRWQSYLGRNNIYAWSPRTETDSSEPLETVFNDLPEPSIVSAELENGSSQLELSESPVKEHEVVLMRVDSNGFKPLSRNEVPDSGKLLRLARQRSSLGRAVERGGIYRMGPMRSLDHVYRKLCDEALLVEPRLDREKVLEELAEHARRRSPIFGEDVSALHLYSPVLERTLCLLAWLEEPVSSRSGNSEVEFVFLFLSPTDDPEEPLPLLSQFVHLCQDHDELHAWASKQETRKPI
- a CDS encoding TPR end-of-group domain-containing protein → MIPTSTRLSYANGYIELGMLKEANEELAAIVGSDRLLDDVLSLRTKLYLEMENWELLAATAKQLAQQAPQLVHAWIHWAYALREMNLNAQAKSIALDGLKQHPRNAILWFNLACYCSLLGELQDSSDHLDTAIKLDKTFEKEAVDDPDLTALWDWLKSDT
- a CDS encoding glutamate synthase subunit beta, whose protein sequence is MGKPTGFLEQERQNAHDRDPIARLSDWKEVHEEMPEDEIKAQASRCMDCGVPFCHAGDSAHFTGIAGCPVNNLIPEWNHLVYKGRWKDAFGRLMKTNNFPEFTGRVCPAPCESSCVLGINQKPVTIKHHEVSIIDRAFAEGWVEANIPEKRSGKKVAVVGSGPSGLACADQLNQAGHEVVVYERADRPGGLLMYGIPNMKLEKEVVLRRVKLLEDEGVEFRCGVEIGKDIAASRLKDDYDSVVICTGATKPRDLPVPGRELKGVHYAMEFLGANTKSLLDSKHEDGNYISAKGKNVVVIGGGDTGTDCVGTSLRHGCESVIQLEIMPRPSEERAPGNEWPQYARVLKVDYGQEEAIAKQGEDPRQYLVMTKEFLGDDDGNLRALRTVEVEWKKNPEGRFIPAEVEGSEKEVPAQLALLAMGFLGPEQTVIEQLGVETDERSNAKAAYGKYATNVDGIFAAGDARRGQSLIVWAINEGRGAARAVDQYLMGATNLPL
- the gltB gene encoding glutamate synthase large subunit, which encodes MIDNQEEKMGLHCPELEHDSCGIGFVANLKGRKSHEVIENALTMLTNMEHRGGTGYDVCCGDGAGLLIQIPHAFFMEDCAKRDIRLPHAGEYGVGMVFFPADKSQREECREILDRNLETLGLSVICYREVPVDNSSLGQAALDTEPNIEQVFVAKPEELSTVEFERKLYVARNYTIHLALETVSGVGSDFYIISMSSRTITYKGQLTTDQVRKYYLDLQQDKVVSALAMFHSRFSTNTFPAWRLAQPFRFLSHNGEINTVRGNINWMRAREELLESDVFSKEELKMLHPICDRKMSDSSNLDMVIELLVLSGRPLAHVMMMAIPEAWQKQDDMDPVKRAFYEYHSCIMEPWDGPASVSFTDGNVIGATLDRNGLRPSRYLVTDDDMVIMGSETGAVTVDPATVVKKGRLQPGKIFIADLAEGRIISDDEVKQDIASRQPYGEWLAKHKITLEDLPEADGSVIQRSKYTMAARQKAFGYTEEDLNLILAGMVGTAKEPLGSMGADNPLAVLSDKPQHLSNYFKQLFAQVTNPPIDPIREEMVMSLQSYIGGSLNLLTETPRHCHKIEIRQPVLSSEDLLKIKHIDHDHFQARSIDCTFPANGKSGALELALDRICRDARDAAIEGYQIIILSHRSIDSDHAPVPSLLATAAVHHYLIRKGLRADAEIVVEAGDVWETHHVATLVGYGAAAVNPYLALETLGQLRDEGVIDSTFDDETLYYRYCKAVNSGLLKIFSKMGISTLQSYQGAQIFEALGVNKKVIDKYFTGTVSRIEGIGLDEIAREALAKHRAGFPRDEDIFEEDELESGGSYAWRKDGERHLFNPTTIRLLQQATATNNADVFREYARNVDDQSREAFTLRGLMKFKSDRKAIPLEEVEPAEKIFKRFATGAMSFGSISWEAHTTLAIAMNRLGGKSNSGEGGEDPIRFTPEENGDSMRSAIKQVASGRFGVNSYYLTNADELQIKMAQGAKPGEGGQLPGHKVDAWIGKTRGSTPGVGLISPPPHHDIYSIEDLAQLIYDLKNANRDARINVKLVSEAGVGTIAAGVCKGYADVVLIAGYDGGTGASPLSSIKHAGLPWELGLSETHQTLVRNRLRSRIVVQTDGQLKTPRDLAIATLLGAEEWGSATAALIVEGCIMMRKCHLNTCPVGVATQNRELRSRYRGKVEHVVNFFTFMAEGLREIMAELGFRTIDEMVGQSQCLEFRDDIDHWKYKGVDLSPVLFKQEPYESDSLYQTVEQQHLIHKIIDRKLIKDAAAALADCEKVSLEYGIVNTDRAVGAMLSNEISKIYKGDGLPEDTINVKFKGSAGQSFGVFTAKGVRFELEGDSNDYFGKGLSGGTLVVYPDKTAPFNARENVIIGNVAFFGGTAGKAFIRGIAGERFCVRNSGVTAVVEGVGDHGCEYMTGGRAVILGETGRNFAAGMSGGIAYVLDRDGTFASKCNMEMVRLAGVDKPEHVAELKALIEEHKEQTGSDVAAEILEDWEATLSKFVLVMPTDYEKMLELMDKARATKKFDNEYDIAVEAFDMHLASLA